CACTGAGTAATGCTCTGGCCCACTTGTCCAGTCCAACCACCGCATGATCCTCTGCAGGGATACGGTCCTCGACGTCCTCTACAATTTGCGCCAGCCGTCTACGCTGGTCGGGAGTAGTTATAGAGATCTTAGCCCGCAAACAATACGAGACGGCCCTATCGCAACCTGCTCTAGAGAAGATGAAAAAGATCGCTGGAAGTAGATCATGTTTCGCCAGCGTCAACATATTATCTTCCGGGAACACCCTCGGCCTACGCTCCAAAGAACGCGCAACCGCATCTGTCAAAGCAGAATTAGGACGGTTCGAGCCACGCCTGTATAAGTCGTAGAGTCGATCGCCGACCAGCATATGTTGCTTCAGCGGAATTGGTCGCTGCTCCGAAACTACTACAGCGCAGTCGCCTCTTGCCTCTTCTAGCCACTTCCCAAATTCTTCAGCGTTAGAGACGGTGGCAGAAATAGAGATGATCTGCACCTCTTCAGGCGTGTGCAGGATTACCTCTTCCCAGACAGGACCGCGGAAGCGATCAGCCAGGTAGTGTACTTCGTCAAGCACTACTACCCCGAGACCTGTCAGCGCGCGATGCCTCTGGTAAAGCATATTGCGCAGTACTTCGGTGGTCATTACTACCACGTCAGCATCGCCGTTTACTACCGTGTCTCCGGTGAGGAGGCCTACCCGATCTCGTCCCCACTTCCTACAAAAGTCGGCGAATTTCTGGTTAGACAATGCCTTGATTGGGGTTGTGTAGAAGGCCCTCTTGCCTAATGAGAGCGCACGTTCAATGCCGAATTCGCCAACAATAGTCTTGCCCGCCCCGGTAGGAGCAGCAACAAGTACTGGCCTACCAGCTTCGACTGCCTCGCAGGCGGATACCTGGAAATCGTCCAGCTCAAAGTTGAGCCCGCCCTCGAATCGACCCAACAGCGTCGACTTCCTTTCCTGCCGCTTCTTAAAGGCAAGGTACCTTTCCGCAGCAGAGGGCTCTGGTGGCAGAGTCTGCTCGGTTCGTTTTCGTCTACGCCTGTGCTTTGTCATATCCCTAATCCGTCAGGCCAATGCTATGCCATCTGTGCAGAGCCTGCTCGCTGCGGCGCGCTCTTGCCTCGCGCCTCTTCAGGCGAATCTGCATCCGGGCAACCTGACAGTCACGGATCTGGGTGCTAGTTGCGACTGCGCCAGGTGCGCAGTGACGTGGAGGGCGGGATGGCTCCGGCATCGGCACGAGCGCTTCAAATAAAGACGGAACAACAGCCAGCAACTGCCGGAACTTGCCCCACAGCCTGAGCGTAAGCAAAATTGGCACGATGATGGCAGCCAGTACCAGCAAGATCCATACAATAACCATAAATTCTGCCCTATCTGTATAAAGCTAGTGCTTTTCTTGCGCGATCGGTAGCCGCCTGCGCAAATAGCTTCTGATCTACCTCGCGGATGCCGCTGCCAAGTCGTAGCAAGAGTCGGGTAAACCACTCGACGTCCCGCACCACCAAAGATAGCTCAATTGCTCCGTCTTCATGACGGGCAAGCACCCTGGATGGGACCGTATCGCACAGCCATCCCAGCTCGCGATCTATCACCATCGTGACTTCAAGCAATGGAGGCCTCTCGACTCGCTCAGACCGATCCGTCGCGATTGGCTCGTCCAGTATTTCTAGGTCGAGTATTCGATCTAGCCGGAAACTCCGGGGTGCGTTGGCCAGTTGACACCAACCGTCAAGCTTCCACTGCCCGTAAGAGTGCTCCAATTGCCAAGGTTCTACCGTTCTTTCGGTTACTTTGTCAGCACGGTCTACATGCCGCAGATGCACGTTGTTGCCCTGGTTTAGAGCCTGCTGCACCATTCCGCCTAATTGGCCAATCCTAGGGGGCGTGCGGGAAGTTGATACCTCGGCCTTTCCAAGACCAGCAGCAGAGATTTTCGCTGCAGCTCTGCGGGCGATTTCAGCAAATTCCGGTATCGGAGTTTCAGCTAGTACTGTCAGCCCCGCAAGAATCGTTGCCGCTTCAGTGGCACTAAGCGCAAGGGCACGGGTAATTCCTTGGTCGTCGTCAACATTTACTTCGTCATCCGGGTCGGAGGGAATGTCCACGACTATCGATTCCCAGTACGCTCTGGAGCCGCGGCCAACTCCTACCAGAGTAGTAAGTGTTCTGCGCATTCCTCGCACGTCAGTGTCAAATGCCTTAGCAAGCTCACGCAAGGTAGTGCCCGGGTGTGCCTGCAGATAGGCCAAAATGGATACA
The genomic region above belongs to Winkia neuii and contains:
- a CDS encoding helix-turn-helix transcriptional regulator, which gives rise to MMPSISSSKHIVRFVSILAYLQAHPGTTLRELAKAFDTDVRGMRRTLTTLVGVGRGSRAYWESIVVDIPSDPDDEVNVDDDQGITRALALSATEAATILAGLTVLAETPIPEFAEIARRAAAKISAAGLGKAEVSTSRTPPRIGQLGGMVQQALNQGNNVHLRHVDRADKVTERTVEPWQLEHSYGQWKLDGWCQLANAPRSFRLDRILDLEILDEPIATDRSERVERPPLLEVTMVIDRELGWLCDTVPSRVLARHEDGAIELSLVVRDVEWFTRLLLRLGSGIREVDQKLFAQAATDRARKALALYR